In one Pseudoliparis swirei isolate HS2019 ecotype Mariana Trench chromosome 23, NWPU_hadal_v1, whole genome shotgun sequence genomic region, the following are encoded:
- the thoc6 gene encoding THO complex subunit 6 homolog isoform X2 — MGPVERLHMSVFSQSFSPCGRFLAAGNNYGEIAVFSLSAALSPDATPLSQKPVLRFTAHEGPVYSMLSTDCQLLSSGNGEISCWSWSELIKKNVKSLWTKRPKYKSSLEIPEINSMSMNLRDNSLVFGGGDNNVHILDLEHGVFKSVLQGHTDYIHCVSVRDREAEILSGGEDGAVRMWDSRTGQSVHCIEIHKYESCARPQFGKWISCLTTDSDWMLCGGGPSLSLWHLRSLSPTSVFPLKGVQRQTSFYQDMILAVGEGPSVSHCLLGGEVKAQIPCSPQSLNTLQLNTSSTEHRVLTVGGSSDLIDVFTNLSYRTFSLSF; from the exons ATGGGCCCCGTCGAG cgCCTCCACATGTCGGTGTTCTCCCAGAGCTTCTCCCCCTGTGGGCGCTTCCTGGCAGCAGGAAACAACTACGGAGAGATCGCCGTGTTCAG CCTGTCTGCGGCGCTGAGCCCCGACGCCACGCCGCTGAGCCAGAAGCCGGTCCTCAGGTTCACAG CCCATGAGGGTCCCGTGTACTCGATGCTCTCCACTGACTGCCAGCTGCTCAGCTCGGGGAACGGAGAGATCagctgctggagctggagcgAGCTCATCAAGAAG aACGTTAAATCTTTGTGGACAAAAAGACCAAAATACAA GTCCAGTCTGGAGATCCCTGAGATCAACTCCATGTCCATGAACCTCAGA GACAACAGTCTGGTCTTTGGCGGAGGAGACAACAACGTCCACATCCTGGACCTGGAGCATGGAGTCTTCAAG TCCGTCCTGCAGGGCCACACGGACTACATCCACTGCGTGAGCGTGAGGGACCGCGAGGCCGAGATCCTGTCGGGGGGCGAGGACGGCGCCGTGAGGATGTGGG ACAGCAGAACCGGTCAGTCTGTTCACTGCATTGAGATCCACAAATACGAG AGTTGTGCTCGTCCTCAGTTTGGTAAATGGATCAGCTGTTTGACCACCGACTCTGACTGGATG CTGTGTGGTGGAGgtccgtctctgtctctgtggcaTCTCCGCTCTCTGTCTCCGACCTCCGTCTTCCCTCTGAAGGGCGTCCAGAGACAGACCTCCTTCTACCAGGACATG ATCCTGGCGGTGGGTGAGGGCCCCTCTGTGTCTCACTGTCTGCTGGGTGGGGAGGTGAAGGCTCAGATCCCGTGTTCTCCTCAGAGCCTCAACACGCTGCAGCTCAACACCAGCAGCACGGAGCACCGG GTCCTCACAGTCGGCGGTAGCAGCGACCTCATCGACGTGTTCACCAACCTGTCCTACAGGACCTTCTCCCTCAGCttctga
- the thoc6 gene encoding THO complex subunit 6 homolog isoform X1: MGPVERLHMSVFSQSFSPCGRFLAAGNNYGEIAVFSLSAALSPDATPLSQKPVLRFTAHEGPVYSMLSTDCQLLSSGNGEISCWSWSELIKKNVKSLWTKRPKYKSSLEIPEINSMSMNLRDNSLVFGGGDNNVHILDLEHGVFKSVLQGHTDYIHCVSVRDREAEILSGGEDGAVRMWVLFSADSRTGQSVHCIEIHKYESCARPQFGKWISCLTTDSDWMLCGGGPSLSLWHLRSLSPTSVFPLKGVQRQTSFYQDMILAVGEGPSVSHCLLGGEVKAQIPCSPQSLNTLQLNTSSTEHRVLTVGGSSDLIDVFTNLSYRTFSLSF, from the exons ATGGGCCCCGTCGAG cgCCTCCACATGTCGGTGTTCTCCCAGAGCTTCTCCCCCTGTGGGCGCTTCCTGGCAGCAGGAAACAACTACGGAGAGATCGCCGTGTTCAG CCTGTCTGCGGCGCTGAGCCCCGACGCCACGCCGCTGAGCCAGAAGCCGGTCCTCAGGTTCACAG CCCATGAGGGTCCCGTGTACTCGATGCTCTCCACTGACTGCCAGCTGCTCAGCTCGGGGAACGGAGAGATCagctgctggagctggagcgAGCTCATCAAGAAG aACGTTAAATCTTTGTGGACAAAAAGACCAAAATACAA GTCCAGTCTGGAGATCCCTGAGATCAACTCCATGTCCATGAACCTCAGA GACAACAGTCTGGTCTTTGGCGGAGGAGACAACAACGTCCACATCCTGGACCTGGAGCATGGAGTCTTCAAG TCCGTCCTGCAGGGCCACACGGACTACATCCACTGCGTGAGCGTGAGGGACCGCGAGGCCGAGATCCTGTCGGGGGGCGAGGACGGCGCCGTGAGGATGTGGG TTCTATTCTCTGCAGACAGCAGAACCGGTCAGTCTGTTCACTGCATTGAGATCCACAAATACGAG AGTTGTGCTCGTCCTCAGTTTGGTAAATGGATCAGCTGTTTGACCACCGACTCTGACTGGATG CTGTGTGGTGGAGgtccgtctctgtctctgtggcaTCTCCGCTCTCTGTCTCCGACCTCCGTCTTCCCTCTGAAGGGCGTCCAGAGACAGACCTCCTTCTACCAGGACATG ATCCTGGCGGTGGGTGAGGGCCCCTCTGTGTCTCACTGTCTGCTGGGTGGGGAGGTGAAGGCTCAGATCCCGTGTTCTCCTCAGAGCCTCAACACGCTGCAGCTCAACACCAGCAGCACGGAGCACCGG GTCCTCACAGTCGGCGGTAGCAGCGACCTCATCGACGTGTTCACCAACCTGTCCTACAGGACCTTCTCCCTCAGCttctga
- the si:dkey-89b17.4 gene encoding zinc finger protein 646 isoform X1, whose product MAMHDMSRAKGFPCKECDMVCPSTPSLLEHMKAHYQQEENGRFECEQCGRIYKHAASLANHKKSHEVGSFQCPVCTRTLPNAVALKNHLRIHTLSPSSAHAEEESEEVPEEAGHDERDYGLAQDLSEGFGRPHLNNSGMGHSVLQSHETDNHGKKGSPESDDAWDRPFKCDQCDRTYRHHGSLVNHKKCHQQGTFKCSVCFKQFSNLAALNSHERTHSKFKTPGATMVSSGSLHGPERGGGTQSSQSDDAASCFCHLCQIALPNKTDFQEHILLHNAASPSLGLPRSFPGIMPHNLSAVRAAVYPPVLGDPLPPLPSDKRGPYDPIMGPPVNNPIYTCAYCGAGHPDLETLKVHYLTHDPHPGSHGQDGSLLNSDTLSSGSQGSVSSPSGGRVPQANSPDNGERRFKCGECGKSYRHAGSLVNHKRCHQTGHYQCTVCCKQYPHLAALHSHLRSHKGRGSNQPINNDSNDWLSPEPLTLESQQSYVQEGSGATTPISLPGNLGDAAHFVPDGGHSSGLDSLEFHDRFDGSSLSQSNSAHRQADRHVCADCGEMYGDVSGIKSHMCPRRGQQPQQSTMANGFMGSMNYHSTSGTSLPTGSSSSLKEGGGQRQYSQSGGKRMGSNEKDDEDDGEVYQCSVCGNHYASLRALRSHLRSHANNPTGPGPSALEQEWRMICSTCGQSFSRKQDLLNHQLVHGPQRPDGQQQGVVGSAANGNDKMDGRNHICVDCGMFFADRHHLITHLCPGKNRASSLSKQGLNGAKGMSGGDGNGVAGGSRDVGGDGRRPLVDQSDKPHKCDQCGRGYRHPCSLLNHKKSHKTGVFRCLVCQKRYYNLLALKNHQRTHFDLKRHKCEECGKAFKIQKQLINHLRLHEEHRAKGLVRTGGNASRFQQAGPSQMQSMRGESSKGPAGAVKYSHQGFKKPYSSAGTSRPQKFDPTETGRRPFACEECGKTYRHAGSLANHKNLHKIGEYHCNVCNSTYPNRLAMKNHLRLHFAQKKHNCQECGKGFRTQRQLATHTTAGLCKGPQGPGVQMDFECDGCCEGFTTADELAAHDCPAQHLPSSSSTSSSANISLERSSVELDSDERPYACDLCSCAYKHASSLLNHKHTHKTGNFRCNFCDKPYTNYMALRNHMRIHTQRKKHICHICGKAFRLARFLRNHQKVHEEGATPFGCPTCGKSFQGRSGLARHRCGDNQVGMEVRRKPAAAAGESDECRYTCDQCGRSYRHASSLLNHKNTHTVGIYHCAVCLKTYSNLLALKNHRRIHSETRRHRCHDCGKAFRVSSQLHNHRRVHQKQRELTCRSCQRTFPTQASFRLHMEITHGQAPQPRQPRPQQPRPGGSQELGWGSGLDLTLMQEQGLNPSGVGKARGRHGEVAKPHVCDQCGRTYRHASSLLNHKNSHKTGTYFCNSCQKEFPNLMSLKNHRRIHTEPKRYQCPDCGKSFRVSTQLVCHRRIHTKEKPFSCQQCDKRFSSKSNLRHHLKVHWSGATPPPRMAVGGPNFLGMPSGAFI is encoded by the exons ATGGCAATGCATGATATGAGTCGAGCCAAGGGATTCCCCTGTAAAGAGTGTGATATGGTGTGTCCGAGTACTCCAAGTCTTCTAGAACATATGAAAGCACATTATCAGCAGGAAGAAAACGGTCGCTTCGAGTGTGAACAGTGTGGCAGAATTTACAAGCACGCAGCCAGCTTAGCCAATCACAAGAAGTCTCACGAGGTGGGTTCGTTCCAGTGCCCCGTGTGCACCCGCACCCTCCCCAACGCCGTGGCCTTGAAGAACCACCTCCGCATCCACACCTTGTCCCCCAGCAGCGCCCACGCAGAAGAAGAGAGCGAAGAGGTTCCCGAAGAAGCGGGCCACGACGAGAGGGACTACGGCCTCGCCCAGGACCTCTCCGAAGGGTTTGGGCGCCCTCATTTGAATAATAGTGGCATGGGCCACAGTGTCCTCCAAAGCCACGAGACAGACAACCACGGGAAAAAAGGCTCCCCCGAATCCGACGACGCCTGGGACCGACCCTTCAAGTGTGACCAGTGCGACCGGACCTACCGGCACCACGGCAGCCTGGTGAACCACAAGAAGTGTCACCAGCAAGGAACTTTCAAGTGCTCAGTTTGTTTTAAACAATTCAGCAACCTGGCGGCCTTAAACAGCCACGAGAGGACTCACTCCAAGTTCAAGACCCCCGGGGCGACCATGGTGAGCAGCGGCAGCCTCCACGGCCCGGAGCGCGGCGGCGGCACGCAGTCGTCTCAGAGCGACGACGCCGCCTCGTGCTTCTGCCACCTGTGCCAGATCGCGCTGCCAAACAAGACAGACTTTCAGGAGCACATCCTGCTGCACAACGCGGCCTCGCCGTCCCTCGGGCTGCCGCGCAGCTTCCCGGGCATCATGCCCCACAACCTGAGCGCGGTGCGAGCCGCGGTGTACCCCCCCGTCCTGGGGGACCCTCTGCCGCCTCTGCCCAGTGACAAGAGAGGGCCCTATGACCCCATAATGGGCCCTCCGGTCAACAATCCCATCTACACATGCGCATACTGTGGCGCGGGACACCCAGATCTGGAGACCTTGAAAGTCCACTATCTGACCCACGACCCCCACCCGGGCTCCCACGGCCAGGACGGTTCCCTCCTGAACTCGGACACGCTCAGCTCCGGTTCTCAGGGCTCGGTGTCGTCCCCCTCTGGAGGCCGCGTGCCTCAGGCCAACTCTCCGGACAATGGAGAGCGCCGCTTTAAGTGCGGGGAATGTGGCAAGAGCTATCGGCACGCGGGAAGCCTGGTCAACCACAAGCGCTGCCACCAGACGGGCCACTACCAGTGCACCGTCTGCTGTAAGCAGTACCCTCACCTGGCGGCGCTGCACAGCCACCTCCGGAGTCACAAGGGGCGCGGCTCCAACCAGCCGATCAATAACGACAGCAACGACTGGCTGTCCCCGGAGCCGCTGACTCTGGAGTCCCAGCAGAGCTACGTCCAGGAGGGCAGCGGCGCCACCACTCCGATCTCCCTGCCGGGGAACCTCGGGGACGCCGCCCACTTCGTACCGGACGGCGGCCACAGCAGCGGGCTGGACTCCCTCGAGTTCCACGACCGCTTCGACGGCAGCTCGCTTTCCCAGAGCAACTCCGCCCACCGGCAGGCCGACAGACACGTGTGCGCCGACTGCGGCGAGATGTACGGCGACGTGTCCGGCATCAAGTCGCACATGTGCCCCCGCCGTGGCCAACAGCCgcagcagagcaccatggcgAACGGCTTCATGGGGAGCATGAACTACCACAGCACCAGTGGAACCTCGCTGCCCACCGGGAGCTCCAGCAGCCTGAAGGAGGGCGGCGGCCAGCGGCAGTACTCCCAGAGCGGAGGCAAGAGGATGGGGAGCAACGAGAAGGACGACGAGGACGACGGGGAGGTGTATCAGTGCTCGGTGTGCGGCAACCACTACGCCAGCCTCCGGGCCCTCAGGAGCCACCTGCGTAGCCATGCCAACAACCCCACGGGGCCCGGACCTTCCGCCCTTGAGCAGGAGTGGAGGATGATATGCTCCACCTGTGGCCAGAGCTTCTCCAGGAAGCAGGACCTACTGAACCACCAGTTAGTCCACGGCCCCCAGAGGCCGGACGGCCAGCAACAGGGCGTCGTGGGCAGCGCCGCCAACGGCAACGACAAGATGGACGGACGCAACCACATCTGTGTCGACTGCGGCATGTTTTTTGCTGACCGCCACCACCTGATCACCCACCTGTGCCCGGGCAAGAACCGGGCCAGCTCCCTGAGCAAGCAGGGCCTGAACGGGGCCAAGGGCATGTCCGGAGGAGACGGCAACGGCGTCGCCGGAGGAAGCCGTGATGTGGGCGGCGATGGACGCAGGCCGCTGGTGGACCAAAGTGACAAACCCCACAAGTGTGACCAATGTGGGCGAGGATACAGGCACCCCTGCTCCCTCCTCAACCACAAGAAGTCCCATAAGACGGGAGTGTTCCGCTGCTTGGTGTGTCAGAAGCGCTACTACAATTTGTTGGCGCTCAAGAACCACCAAAGGACCCACTTTGACCTCAAGAG GCACAAGTGTGAGGAATGCGGCAAGGCTTTCAAGATCCAGAAGCAACTGATCAACCACCTCCGTCTCCACGAGGAGCACCGGGCCAAAGGCCTCGTTCGGACCGGCGGCAACGCGTCCCGCTTCCAGCAGGCCGGCCCGTCTCAGATGCAGAGCATGAGGGGCGAGTCGTCCAAGGGCCCGGCGGGGGCCGTGAAGTACAGCCACCAGGGCTTCAAGAAGCCCTACTCGTCCGCGGGGACCTCCAGGCCCCAGAAGTTTGACCCCACCGAGACCGGCCGGCGGCCTTTCGCCTGCGAGGAATGCGGCAAGACGTACCGGCACGCGGGCAGCCTGGCCAACCACAAGAACCTCCACAAGATCGGGGAGTACCACTGCAACGTCTGCAACTCCACGTACCCCAACCGGCTGGCCATgaagaaccacctgcggctgcaCTTCGCCCAGAAGAAGCACAACTGCCAAGAATGTGGCAAAGGCTTCCGCACCCAGAGGCAGCTGGCCACCCACACCACGGCCGGCCTGTGCAAGGGGCCCCAGGGCCCCGGGGTCCAGATGGACTTTGAGTGCGACGGCTGCTGCGAAGGTTTCACCACGGCGGACGAGCTAGCGGCCCACGACTGCCCGGCCCAGCAcctcccctcgtcctcctccaccagcagctccgCCAACATCAGCCTGGAGAGGAGCTCGGTGGAGCTGGACTCGGACGAGCGGCCCTACGCCTGCGACCTGTGCAGCTGCGCCTACAAGCACGCCAGCTCCCTGCTGAACCACAAGCACACCCACAAGACGGGCAACTTCCGCTGCAACTTCTGCGACAAGCCATACACCAACTACATGGCGCTGCGCAACCACATGCGCATCCACACGCAGCGCAAGAAGCACATCTGCCACATCTGCGGCAAGGCCTTCCGGCTGGCCCGGTTCCTCCGGAACCACCAGAAGGTGCACGAGGAGGGCGCCACCCCCTTCGGCTGCCCCACCTGCGGGAAGAGCTTCCAAGGGAGGTCCGGCCTCGCCAGGCACCGCTGCGGGGACAACCAGGTAGGCATGGAAGTGAGGAGGAAGCCAGCGGCAGCCGCGGGGGAGAGCGACGAGTGTCGGTACAC ATGTGATCAGTGTGGTCGGTCGTACCGCCACGCCAGCTCCCTCCTCAACCACAAGAACACTCACACCGTCGGCATCTACCACTGCGCCGTGTGCCTCAAGACCTACTCCAACCTGCTCGCCCTGAAGAACCACCGCCGCATCCACTCAGAGACGCGGCGCCACCGCTGCCACGACTGCGGCAAGGCCTTCCGCGTCTCCTCCCAGCTCCACAACCACCGCCGCGTCCACCAGAAGCAGCGCGAGCTGACCTGCCGGTCCTGCCAGCGGACCTTCCCCACGCAGGCCAGCTTCCGGCTCCACATGGAGATCACCCACGGCCAGGCGCCGCAGCCTCGCCAGCCCAGACCCCAGCAGCCCCGACCGGGGGGCTCCCAGGAGCTGGGCTGGGGGTCCGGCCTGGACCTCACCCTGATGCAAGAGCAAGGACTCAACCCGAGCGGAGTGGGCAAAGCCCGCGGCCGCCACGGCGAGGTCGCCAAGCCCCACGTGTGCGATCAGTGCGGCCGGACGTACCGCCACGCCAGCTCCCTGCTCAACCACAAGAACAGCCACAAGACCGGGACCTACTTCTGCAACTCCTGCCAGAAGGAGTTCCCCAACCTCATGTCCCTGAAGAACCACCGGCGGATCCACACCGAGCCCAAGCGCTACCAGTGCCCCGACTGCGGCAAGTCCTTCCGGGTGTCCACGCAGCTCGTCTGCCACCGCCGCATCCACACCAAGGAGAAGCCCTTCTCCTGCCAGCAGTGCGACAAGCGCTTCTCCTCCAAGTCCAACCTGAGGCACCACCTGAAGGTGCACTGGAGCGGCGCCACGCCGCCCCCCCGCATGGCCGTGGGCGGGCCCAACTTTCTGGGTATGCCCAGCGGCGCCTTCATatag
- the si:dkey-89b17.4 gene encoding zinc finger protein 646 isoform X2 — MAMHDMSRAKGFPCKECDMVCPSTPSLLEHMKAHYQQEENGRFECEQCGRIYKHAASLANHKKSHEVGSFQCPVCTRTLPNAVALKNHLRIHTLSPSSAHAEEESEEVPEEAGHDERDYGLAQDLSEGFGRPHLNNSGMGHSVLQSHETDNHGKKGSPESDDAWDRPFKCDQCDRTYRHHGSLVNHKKCHQQGTFKCSVCFKQFSNLAALNSHERTHSKFKTPGATMVSSGSLHGPERGGGTQSSQSDDAASCFCHLCQIALPNKTDFQEHILLHNAASPSLGLPRSFPGIMPHNLSAVRAAVYPPVLGDPLPPLPSDKRGPYDPIMGPPVNNPIYTCAYCGAGHPDLETLKVHYLTHDPHPGSHGQDGSLLNSDTLSSGSQGSVSSPSGGRVPQANSPDNGERRFKCGECGKSYRHAGSLVNHKRCHQTGHYQCTVCCKQYPHLAALHSHLRSHKGRGSNQPINNDSNDWLSPEPLTLESQQSYVQEGSGATTPISLPGNLGDAAHFVPDGGHSSGLDSLEFHDRFDGSSLSQSNSAHRQADRHVCADCGEMYGDVSGIKSHMCPRRGQQPQQSTMANGFMGSMNYHSTSGTSLPTGSSSSLKEGGGQRQYSQSGGKRMGSNEKDDEDDGEVYQCSVCGNHYASLRALRSHLRSHANNPTGPGPSALEQEWRMICSTCGQSFSRKQDLLNHQLVHGPQRPDGQQQGVVGSAANGNDKMDGRNHICVDCGMFFADRHHLITHLCPGKNRASSLSKQGLNGAKGMSGGDGNGVAGGSRDVGGDGRRPLVDQSDKPHKCDQCGRGYRHPCSLLNHKKSHKTGVFRCLVCQKRYYNLLALKNHQRTHFDLKRHKCEECGKAFKIQKQLINHLRLHEEHRAKGLVRTGGNASRFQQAGPSQMQSMRGESSKGPAGAVKYSHQGFKKPYSSAGTSRPQKFDPTETGRRPFACEECGKTYRHAGSLANHKNLHKIGEYHCNVCNSTYPNRLAMKNHLRLHFAQKKHNCQECGKGFRTQRQLATHTTAGLCKGPQGPGVQMDFECDGCCEGFTTADELAAHDCPAQHLPSSSSTSSSANISLERSSVELDSDERPYACDLCSCAYKHASSLLNHKHTHKTGNFRCNFCDKPYTNYMALRNHMRIHTQRKKHICHICGKAFRLARFLRNHQKVHEEGATPFGCPTCGKSFQGRSGLARHRCGDNQVGMEVRRKPAAAAGESDECRYTYMISNPASLGPYACRNSDFSEVWTN; from the exons ATGGCAATGCATGATATGAGTCGAGCCAAGGGATTCCCCTGTAAAGAGTGTGATATGGTGTGTCCGAGTACTCCAAGTCTTCTAGAACATATGAAAGCACATTATCAGCAGGAAGAAAACGGTCGCTTCGAGTGTGAACAGTGTGGCAGAATTTACAAGCACGCAGCCAGCTTAGCCAATCACAAGAAGTCTCACGAGGTGGGTTCGTTCCAGTGCCCCGTGTGCACCCGCACCCTCCCCAACGCCGTGGCCTTGAAGAACCACCTCCGCATCCACACCTTGTCCCCCAGCAGCGCCCACGCAGAAGAAGAGAGCGAAGAGGTTCCCGAAGAAGCGGGCCACGACGAGAGGGACTACGGCCTCGCCCAGGACCTCTCCGAAGGGTTTGGGCGCCCTCATTTGAATAATAGTGGCATGGGCCACAGTGTCCTCCAAAGCCACGAGACAGACAACCACGGGAAAAAAGGCTCCCCCGAATCCGACGACGCCTGGGACCGACCCTTCAAGTGTGACCAGTGCGACCGGACCTACCGGCACCACGGCAGCCTGGTGAACCACAAGAAGTGTCACCAGCAAGGAACTTTCAAGTGCTCAGTTTGTTTTAAACAATTCAGCAACCTGGCGGCCTTAAACAGCCACGAGAGGACTCACTCCAAGTTCAAGACCCCCGGGGCGACCATGGTGAGCAGCGGCAGCCTCCACGGCCCGGAGCGCGGCGGCGGCACGCAGTCGTCTCAGAGCGACGACGCCGCCTCGTGCTTCTGCCACCTGTGCCAGATCGCGCTGCCAAACAAGACAGACTTTCAGGAGCACATCCTGCTGCACAACGCGGCCTCGCCGTCCCTCGGGCTGCCGCGCAGCTTCCCGGGCATCATGCCCCACAACCTGAGCGCGGTGCGAGCCGCGGTGTACCCCCCCGTCCTGGGGGACCCTCTGCCGCCTCTGCCCAGTGACAAGAGAGGGCCCTATGACCCCATAATGGGCCCTCCGGTCAACAATCCCATCTACACATGCGCATACTGTGGCGCGGGACACCCAGATCTGGAGACCTTGAAAGTCCACTATCTGACCCACGACCCCCACCCGGGCTCCCACGGCCAGGACGGTTCCCTCCTGAACTCGGACACGCTCAGCTCCGGTTCTCAGGGCTCGGTGTCGTCCCCCTCTGGAGGCCGCGTGCCTCAGGCCAACTCTCCGGACAATGGAGAGCGCCGCTTTAAGTGCGGGGAATGTGGCAAGAGCTATCGGCACGCGGGAAGCCTGGTCAACCACAAGCGCTGCCACCAGACGGGCCACTACCAGTGCACCGTCTGCTGTAAGCAGTACCCTCACCTGGCGGCGCTGCACAGCCACCTCCGGAGTCACAAGGGGCGCGGCTCCAACCAGCCGATCAATAACGACAGCAACGACTGGCTGTCCCCGGAGCCGCTGACTCTGGAGTCCCAGCAGAGCTACGTCCAGGAGGGCAGCGGCGCCACCACTCCGATCTCCCTGCCGGGGAACCTCGGGGACGCCGCCCACTTCGTACCGGACGGCGGCCACAGCAGCGGGCTGGACTCCCTCGAGTTCCACGACCGCTTCGACGGCAGCTCGCTTTCCCAGAGCAACTCCGCCCACCGGCAGGCCGACAGACACGTGTGCGCCGACTGCGGCGAGATGTACGGCGACGTGTCCGGCATCAAGTCGCACATGTGCCCCCGCCGTGGCCAACAGCCgcagcagagcaccatggcgAACGGCTTCATGGGGAGCATGAACTACCACAGCACCAGTGGAACCTCGCTGCCCACCGGGAGCTCCAGCAGCCTGAAGGAGGGCGGCGGCCAGCGGCAGTACTCCCAGAGCGGAGGCAAGAGGATGGGGAGCAACGAGAAGGACGACGAGGACGACGGGGAGGTGTATCAGTGCTCGGTGTGCGGCAACCACTACGCCAGCCTCCGGGCCCTCAGGAGCCACCTGCGTAGCCATGCCAACAACCCCACGGGGCCCGGACCTTCCGCCCTTGAGCAGGAGTGGAGGATGATATGCTCCACCTGTGGCCAGAGCTTCTCCAGGAAGCAGGACCTACTGAACCACCAGTTAGTCCACGGCCCCCAGAGGCCGGACGGCCAGCAACAGGGCGTCGTGGGCAGCGCCGCCAACGGCAACGACAAGATGGACGGACGCAACCACATCTGTGTCGACTGCGGCATGTTTTTTGCTGACCGCCACCACCTGATCACCCACCTGTGCCCGGGCAAGAACCGGGCCAGCTCCCTGAGCAAGCAGGGCCTGAACGGGGCCAAGGGCATGTCCGGAGGAGACGGCAACGGCGTCGCCGGAGGAAGCCGTGATGTGGGCGGCGATGGACGCAGGCCGCTGGTGGACCAAAGTGACAAACCCCACAAGTGTGACCAATGTGGGCGAGGATACAGGCACCCCTGCTCCCTCCTCAACCACAAGAAGTCCCATAAGACGGGAGTGTTCCGCTGCTTGGTGTGTCAGAAGCGCTACTACAATTTGTTGGCGCTCAAGAACCACCAAAGGACCCACTTTGACCTCAAGAG GCACAAGTGTGAGGAATGCGGCAAGGCTTTCAAGATCCAGAAGCAACTGATCAACCACCTCCGTCTCCACGAGGAGCACCGGGCCAAAGGCCTCGTTCGGACCGGCGGCAACGCGTCCCGCTTCCAGCAGGCCGGCCCGTCTCAGATGCAGAGCATGAGGGGCGAGTCGTCCAAGGGCCCGGCGGGGGCCGTGAAGTACAGCCACCAGGGCTTCAAGAAGCCCTACTCGTCCGCGGGGACCTCCAGGCCCCAGAAGTTTGACCCCACCGAGACCGGCCGGCGGCCTTTCGCCTGCGAGGAATGCGGCAAGACGTACCGGCACGCGGGCAGCCTGGCCAACCACAAGAACCTCCACAAGATCGGGGAGTACCACTGCAACGTCTGCAACTCCACGTACCCCAACCGGCTGGCCATgaagaaccacctgcggctgcaCTTCGCCCAGAAGAAGCACAACTGCCAAGAATGTGGCAAAGGCTTCCGCACCCAGAGGCAGCTGGCCACCCACACCACGGCCGGCCTGTGCAAGGGGCCCCAGGGCCCCGGGGTCCAGATGGACTTTGAGTGCGACGGCTGCTGCGAAGGTTTCACCACGGCGGACGAGCTAGCGGCCCACGACTGCCCGGCCCAGCAcctcccctcgtcctcctccaccagcagctccgCCAACATCAGCCTGGAGAGGAGCTCGGTGGAGCTGGACTCGGACGAGCGGCCCTACGCCTGCGACCTGTGCAGCTGCGCCTACAAGCACGCCAGCTCCCTGCTGAACCACAAGCACACCCACAAGACGGGCAACTTCCGCTGCAACTTCTGCGACAAGCCATACACCAACTACATGGCGCTGCGCAACCACATGCGCATCCACACGCAGCGCAAGAAGCACATCTGCCACATCTGCGGCAAGGCCTTCCGGCTGGCCCGGTTCCTCCGGAACCACCAGAAGGTGCACGAGGAGGGCGCCACCCCCTTCGGCTGCCCCACCTGCGGGAAGAGCTTCCAAGGGAGGTCCGGCCTCGCCAGGCACCGCTGCGGGGACAACCAGGTAGGCATGGAAGTGAGGAGGAAGCCAGCGGCAGCCGCGGGGGAGAGCGACGAGTGTCGGTACAC GTATATGATCTCCAATCCGGCTTCCTTGGGACCGTACGCGTGCCGGAATTCGGATTTTTCTGAAGTTTGGACAAATTGA